A single window of Paenibacillus sp. FSL H8-0537 DNA harbors:
- the hflK gene encoding FtsH protease activity modulator HflK: MNTEINRPQGSQQPLNPKTVKKAIIGAAIGIVAVTLGFSSFYTVQEQERAAILTFGKYTGEATAGLHFKFPYPIQQVVTVPAELVQRIHIGYRQNGDSVTPVDDEALMITGDENIVSADAVVQWKISNLHDYLYNIDDPERFLRNAASSSIRSVIGSEKLDYAITDGKTVIQDKVREKLLELQTKYKTGIQIMDIKFQDIEPPSGQVEEAFREVTNAREEKNTKINNAAKYENDRIPKARGEAQALLENAEAEKKSRILNAEGDVAKFNAIFAEYKNSPDVTQSRLILETLEKILPNAQIFITNSNSDTVNYLPLNELLRSKSTSSSSSNSQTPAPQAEGGATP, from the coding sequence TTGAACACGGAAATAAACAGACCGCAAGGAAGCCAGCAGCCGCTTAATCCAAAAACGGTAAAAAAGGCGATCATCGGGGCAGCCATCGGCATCGTAGCCGTTACGCTCGGATTTTCATCTTTTTATACGGTACAGGAGCAGGAGCGCGCGGCGATTTTGACATTTGGAAAGTATACGGGGGAAGCGACGGCTGGGCTGCATTTTAAGTTTCCATATCCGATTCAGCAGGTGGTTACGGTGCCGGCTGAGCTTGTGCAGCGCATTCATATCGGGTACCGCCAGAATGGGGACAGCGTCACACCCGTTGACGACGAAGCGCTCATGATTACCGGGGATGAAAATATTGTATCGGCTGACGCCGTCGTCCAGTGGAAAATAAGCAATTTGCATGATTACTTGTACAACATTGATGATCCGGAGCGCTTCCTGCGCAATGCGGCGAGCTCCTCCATCCGTTCGGTTATTGGTTCAGAGAAGCTCGATTATGCGATTACGGACGGAAAAACCGTTATTCAGGATAAGGTGCGGGAGAAACTGCTGGAGCTGCAAACAAAATACAAAACCGGCATTCAAATTATGGACATTAAATTCCAGGATATTGAGCCGCCAAGCGGCCAGGTAGAGGAAGCGTTCCGTGAAGTCACGAATGCCCGCGAGGAGAAAAACACAAAGATCAACAACGCGGCAAAATATGAAAACGACCGCATTCCGAAGGCGCGCGGTGAAGCACAGGCGCTGCTTGAAAATGCCGAAGCGGAGAAAAAGTCGCGGATATTGAACGCCGAGGGCGACGTCGCGAAGTTCAATGCGATTTTTGCCGAATATAAAAATAGTCCGGACGTTACACAAAGCCGTCTTATCCTCGAGACGCTGGAAAAAATATTGCCGAATGCGCAAATTTTCATTACAAACAGCAATAGTGATACAGTGAATTACTTGCCGCTGAATGAGCTGCTGCGCAGCAAAAGCACTTCGAGCAGCTCCAGCAATTCACAAACCCCTGCTCCGCAGGCGGAAGGGGGAGCAACACCATGA
- a CDS encoding protease modulator HflC — MKKNQLILLVSLVVIVILGAGSMYIVKEGEYKVVLKFGEAVRVAETPGLKLKIPFIESVSPLPKYQMTYESNPTSILTKDKKPIIVDNYTVWRITKPEQFLKTAQTVSAGVQRIDEAVYNSVRRKLSEVNYDNIISEQTERGNINDEITRDVAEALKRDDYGVEVIDVRIKRTDLPEGNKQSVYNRMISDRQSIAARYLSEGDEESRKITSKADRTASELMSQAQADSKKIIAEGEQQAAKIYNKAYGQDPAFYNFYRTLDSYVTTLKNEPVIMLPIDSPYAKILLGQ; from the coding sequence ATGAAGAAAAACCAATTGATTTTGCTAGTCAGCCTTGTGGTCATCGTCATCCTTGGCGCAGGCTCGATGTACATCGTAAAGGAAGGCGAATACAAGGTCGTGCTGAAGTTTGGTGAAGCGGTGCGGGTTGCCGAAACGCCGGGTCTCAAGCTGAAAATTCCATTTATCGAAAGTGTATCGCCATTGCCGAAATACCAAATGACGTATGAGAGCAATCCAACGTCGATTTTGACGAAGGATAAGAAGCCGATTATCGTGGACAATTACACCGTTTGGCGCATTACGAAACCGGAGCAATTTTTGAAAACGGCACAGACGGTAAGCGCGGGTGTCCAGCGTATTGATGAAGCGGTATACAATTCGGTCAGGCGCAAGCTGTCTGAGGTGAATTACGATAATATTATTAGCGAGCAGACGGAGCGCGGCAATATAAATGATGAAATTACGCGCGATGTAGCCGAGGCGCTGAAGCGTGATGATTATGGCGTTGAGGTGATCGATGTGCGCATTAAGCGGACGGATTTGCCTGAAGGCAATAAGCAAAGCGTGTACAATCGGATGATTTCCGACCGTCAATCCATCGCGGCCCGTTACTTGTCCGAGGGTGATGAGGAGTCGCGCAAAATTACGTCGAAGGCTGACCGTACTGCAAGCGAGCTGATGTCGCAGGCACAGGCTGACTCGAAAAAAATCATTGCCGAGGGTGAGCAGCAGGCGGCGAAAATCTACAATAAAGCATACGGGCAGGACCCGGCGTTCTATAATTTTTACCGGACGCTGGACAGCTATGTGACGACGCTCAAAAATGAGCCGGTCATCATGCTGCCAATCGACTCGCCATATGCGAAAATTTTGCTTGGCCAATAA
- a CDS encoding N-acetylmuramoyl-L-alanine amidase codes for MADRIQDFIPAGRNNRPGTAIQGPKYVTVHDTANSSKGADALSHAKYLKGGAAAALPVSWHFTVDDTRVVQHLPVNEHGWHAGDGNGPGNRSSIGIEICENGDGIRSKAEANAAALIAELLRKLGLPITAVVQHNRWSGKNCPHTFRSRPGGWESFLQQIKALLGNLVEPEPEPEPEPEPEKPEEEGEPMTEAERLQFDTLVKRVTELEAKHSMAVPAWAKAAVAAAVAAGVIDTPEGGSLDFYRLLTVLYRKGLL; via the coding sequence ATGGCTGATAGGATACAAGATTTTATTCCGGCAGGCAGGAACAATCGTCCCGGCACAGCCATTCAAGGGCCGAAATATGTGACGGTACATGATACAGCGAACAGCTCGAAGGGGGCGGATGCGCTTTCCCATGCCAAATATTTAAAAGGAGGTGCCGCCGCAGCACTGCCCGTCTCCTGGCATTTTACCGTGGATGATACGAGGGTGGTGCAGCATTTGCCTGTGAACGAGCATGGCTGGCATGCAGGCGATGGCAATGGGCCGGGTAACCGCAGCTCAATCGGAATCGAAATTTGTGAAAATGGCGATGGCATCCGCAGCAAGGCGGAGGCGAATGCAGCGGCGCTCATTGCCGAGCTGCTGCGCAAGCTTGGGCTGCCGATTACAGCAGTCGTCCAGCATAACCGCTGGAGCGGCAAAAACTGTCCGCATACGTTTCGGAGCCGGCCGGGCGGCTGGGAAAGCTTTTTGCAGCAAATCAAAGCGCTGCTGGGCAATCTCGTGGAACCAGAGCCGGAGCCGGAGCCAGAGCCGGAACCGGAAAAGCCGGAAGAGGAGGGGGAGCCAATGACAGAAGCGGAGCGCCTGCAGTTTGATACGCTTGTGAAGCGGGTAACGGAGTTAGAAGCCAAGCACAGTATGGCGGTGCCAGCATGGGCGAAAGCAGCAGTTGCGGCTGCGGTAGCTGCTGGCGTCATCGACACGCCGGAAGGTGGTTCGCTGGACTTTTATCGCTTGCTGACGGTGCTTTATCGCAAAGGGCTGCTGTAG
- a CDS encoding ABC transporter ATP-binding protein, translated as MKKGRILVDFLKQSWPLYAVAVLLHVASSIIQVFFPQVLGRFTDALQNNGLSSGLIQKYSLLLLAIGASYVVLACVAQFLIMYIGRRFERLTRSKLFMHFTGLSERFYSKNGVGKLLSYVVNDVTGVRESISMGVNQTASAVTLFFAVVTMMLYSGIPLFLLASSIVPLLLIPFIVTRFGPVIMQRSKKVQASLATMTESAEEQFGGIRVTKKFAVESVMNERFFTTVDQIKDNQLRLVRVSSIFQAIIPFLGALSLIIAISLGGYLTVNGELSLGHFVALTLYIRMLMNPLQQIGTVINTMQRSRASLERLNELLSETPDIQESKAAASLDLQGKSIHVEGLSFTYPGARGAALRDIRLDIRPGMTIGIVGATGSGKTTLMKLLLRTYEAPRGSIRFAETDIRDITLESLRSQIGYVPQDGFLFSTSIRDNIAFSDRGREMDAVEESAKQAQIFENIMAFPEQFETKLGERGVTLSGGQRQRTSLARGFIKQAPLMILDDSVSAVDAVTETEIMNTVRRMRKGKTTIIVAHRISAIKHADQIIVMKGGTIAQQGTHAELSAKPGLYASLCAIQEEGEADG; from the coding sequence ATGAAAAAAGGGCGGATTTTAGTCGATTTTCTAAAGCAAAGCTGGCCTTTATATGCTGTTGCCGTTCTGCTGCATGTCGCATCCAGCATCATTCAGGTGTTCTTCCCGCAGGTGCTGGGTAGGTTTACGGATGCGCTGCAAAATAACGGTTTATCAAGCGGGCTTATTCAAAAATACAGCCTGCTGCTGCTCGCCATTGGCGCGAGCTACGTTGTGCTGGCTTGTGTGGCGCAATTTCTCATCATGTACATTGGCAGACGCTTTGAGCGATTGACGCGCAGCAAGCTGTTTATGCATTTTACAGGACTCAGCGAACGTTTTTATTCGAAAAATGGCGTCGGCAAGCTGCTGAGCTATGTCGTCAATGACGTCACCGGAGTGAGGGAGTCGATCTCGATGGGCGTCAATCAGACGGCCAGTGCGGTGACGCTGTTTTTCGCCGTCGTGACGATGATGCTTTACAGCGGCATCCCGCTGTTTTTGCTAGCCTCGTCCATTGTGCCGCTGCTGCTGATCCCATTCATCGTAACGAGATTCGGTCCTGTCATTATGCAGCGCTCCAAAAAAGTGCAGGCCTCGCTCGCCACGATGACGGAATCAGCGGAGGAGCAGTTCGGGGGCATACGCGTCACCAAGAAGTTTGCTGTTGAATCGGTCATGAATGAGCGTTTTTTCACAACGGTGGATCAAATCAAGGACAACCAGCTTCGTCTGGTCCGGGTATCATCGATTTTTCAAGCAATCATCCCATTTCTCGGCGCGTTATCTTTAATTATAGCGATTTCGTTAGGCGGCTACTTAACGGTGAACGGCGAGCTGTCGCTGGGGCATTTTGTGGCATTGACGCTTTACATACGGATGCTCATGAACCCGCTTCAGCAGATTGGCACGGTTATTAATACGATGCAGCGTTCCCGCGCTTCACTGGAGAGGCTGAACGAGCTGCTGTCAGAGACGCCGGACATTCAGGAAAGCAAGGCTGCCGCTTCGCTTGATTTGCAGGGCAAGAGCATTCATGTTGAGGGACTGTCTTTTACTTATCCGGGGGCTCGCGGAGCTGCGCTGCGGGATATTCGGCTGGATATTCGTCCGGGTATGACGATTGGCATCGTAGGGGCGACAGGCAGCGGCAAGACAACGCTGATGAAGCTGCTCCTGCGCACCTATGAGGCGCCGAGGGGCAGCATTCGTTTTGCTGAGACGGATATTCGCGACATTACGCTGGAGAGCCTGCGCAGCCAAATTGGCTATGTGCCGCAGGATGGTTTTCTATTCAGCACCTCTATTCGCGATAATATTGCTTTTTCGGATCGGGGGCGAGAAATGGACGCTGTTGAGGAATCAGCAAAGCAGGCGCAAATTTTTGAAAATATTATGGCGTTTCCCGAGCAGTTCGAGACGAAGCTCGGAGAACGGGGCGTGACGCTGTCAGGCGGACAGCGCCAGCGAACGAGTCTTGCGAGAGGCTTCATTAAGCAGGCTCCGCTTATGATTTTGGATGACAGTGTAAGCGCAGTCGATGCTGTAACCGAGACGGAAATTATGAATACGGTACGCAGAATGCGCAAAGGAAAAACGACGATTATTGTGGCCCATCGCATTAGTGCGATCAAGCATGCCGATCAAATAATCGTCATGAAGGGCGGAACGATAGCGCAGCAGGGAACCCATGCCGAGCTGTCGGCGAAGCCGGGCTTATACGCATCGCTGTGTGCGATTCAGGAGGAGGGAGAAGCAGATGGCTAA
- a CDS encoding ABC transporter ATP-binding protein, whose product MANSIRNWEADQRAERQTGENQPKPDIKYVSAFRALSSFAKPHKWSFALIFFCTLLAIAAELLQPYLVKVIIDDHLMAGKGEYGAIIGIGALYLGLAAMSLLFTYLQNNMLQYTGQSIVAKVRKQLFEHISKLSMSYFDRTSSGSLITHVSSDTESLNQLFSQVLMSVLRDGMTLVFIIFLMFQLDAQLALYCLLLLPIIAGIAIGFRSYMRRTYQRARTQLSRLIAFTAENLAGMNLIQVFHQEKEQQREFTARNEGYFRANMKEVKTQVWFRCSFDILSNLSIAFVTWLGGMAVLNKQMDFGVLYAFITYIRLFFQPLNTITQQWNTLQSATVAVTRIWGIFALKPEVENQAMPHALAKVHVRGDIEFDHVVFGYGQRPPVIQGLSLRIRAGERIGIVGTTGAGKSSLISLLCRFYDVRSGGVRIDGTDVRDMEQSQLHRIVGLVQQEPYLYSGSVLDNVRLFDTDIDEDTVIEACRLVGADAIIQRMSDGYNTRLSERGSGLSAGERQLISFARIIVFQPKILILDEATANLDSYSEQLLEQALAIVSKGRTTIIIAHRLSTVMKADRIIVMRKGEIAEQGTHAELVRRHGYYEELYRHSRGKVFA is encoded by the coding sequence ATGGCTAATTCCATTCGCAATTGGGAGGCTGACCAGAGGGCTGAGCGGCAAACGGGCGAAAACCAGCCGAAGCCGGATATAAAATATGTGTCAGCATTCCGGGCGCTATCTTCCTTTGCTAAACCCCATAAATGGAGCTTTGCGCTAATCTTCTTCTGTACGCTGCTGGCTATAGCTGCGGAATTGCTCCAACCTTATCTGGTGAAAGTCATTATTGATGATCATTTGATGGCGGGCAAGGGAGAGTATGGTGCCATTATCGGCATAGGAGCTTTGTATTTGGGCTTAGCAGCAATGAGCCTGCTGTTCACCTATTTGCAGAACAATATGCTGCAATACACAGGGCAAAGCATTGTGGCGAAAGTCCGCAAGCAGCTGTTCGAGCATATTTCCAAGCTGTCGATGTCTTATTTTGACCGCACCTCAAGCGGAAGCCTGATTACCCACGTATCCAGCGATACAGAATCGCTGAATCAGCTGTTCAGCCAAGTGCTGATGAGTGTGCTGCGCGATGGCATGACATTGGTGTTCATTATATTTTTGATGTTCCAGCTGGATGCACAGCTTGCGCTTTACTGCTTGCTTCTGCTGCCGATTATCGCGGGCATCGCCATTGGTTTTCGTTCTTATATGCGCCGGACCTATCAGCGTGCGCGCACGCAGCTCTCCCGGCTCATAGCTTTTACTGCTGAAAATTTAGCAGGCATGAATCTGATTCAGGTTTTTCATCAGGAGAAGGAGCAGCAGCGGGAGTTTACGGCGCGCAATGAAGGCTATTTCCGAGCTAATATGAAGGAAGTGAAGACGCAGGTATGGTTTCGCTGCTCCTTTGATATATTAAGTAATCTGTCAATTGCTTTCGTTACGTGGCTTGGCGGCATGGCGGTGTTGAACAAGCAAATGGATTTCGGCGTGCTTTACGCGTTTATTACGTATATCCGTCTGTTTTTCCAGCCGCTTAACACGATTACACAGCAGTGGAATACGCTGCAATCGGCGACGGTTGCGGTCACCCGCATCTGGGGCATATTTGCGCTTAAGCCGGAGGTGGAGAACCAGGCGATGCCGCATGCGCTTGCGAAAGTGCACGTACGTGGCGATATCGAATTTGACCATGTTGTATTTGGTTATGGGCAGCGGCCTCCTGTCATTCAGGGCTTATCACTGCGTATCCGGGCAGGGGAGCGAATTGGCATCGTTGGCACGACTGGTGCAGGCAAAAGCTCGCTGATCAGCCTGCTCTGCCGTTTCTATGATGTTCGCTCTGGCGGCGTGCGAATCGACGGCACGGACGTACGCGATATGGAGCAATCGCAGCTGCACCGTATCGTCGGCCTCGTTCAGCAGGAGCCCTATCTTTATTCGGGCAGCGTACTGGATAATGTGCGGCTGTTCGATACAGATATTGATGAGGATACGGTTATCGAAGCATGCCGCCTGGTTGGAGCGGATGCGATTATTCAGCGAATGAGCGATGGCTATAATACGCGGCTGTCCGAGCGGGGAAGCGGCTTGTCTGCCGGCGAGCGGCAGTTGATTTCTTTTGCCCGAATTATCGTATTTCAGCCCAAAATTCTCATTCTCGACGAAGCGACGGCGAATCTTGATTCCTACAGCGAGCAGCTGCTGGAGCAGGCGCTTGCGATCGTATCGAAGGGGCGCACGACGATTATTATCGCCCACCGCCTTTCTACAGTAATGAAGGCCGATCGCATTATTGTCATGCGCAAGGGTGAAATTGCCGAGCAGGGCACGCATGCAGAGCTGGTGAGACGGCATGGCTATTATGAGGAGCTGTATCGCCATTCGCGGGGAAAAGTATTCGCGTGA
- a CDS encoding VWA domain-containing protein: MSIDLRKQAEDHLIDLKKKATISLTKRGLNGQVARVAAVFDISGSMTNLYRSGIIQKTAERALALAMNFDDNGAADVFAFGLSNHEIGEIYQANFYQFVEREITSKHKLEMGTQYAGVMKQIADFYYPGALKLTRKGGFLGLGSRTEYEIDASKVKNDPPVYVLFFTDGDNSDKEETRELIRGLSRLGIFFQFVGIGNERFYFLDELDNLDGRYIDNANFLKVKNLDKISDDDLYDSLLVEFPTWLKEAKAKQLF; encoded by the coding sequence TTGAGTATTGATCTAAGGAAGCAAGCGGAAGACCATTTAATTGATTTGAAGAAGAAAGCGACGATTTCCTTAACTAAGCGGGGGCTGAACGGGCAGGTTGCCCGGGTAGCAGCCGTGTTCGATATTTCCGGCTCAATGACTAATTTGTACAGAAGCGGCATTATTCAAAAAACGGCGGAGCGCGCGCTTGCGCTTGCGATGAATTTTGATGATAACGGTGCGGCGGATGTATTCGCATTCGGACTGAGCAACCATGAAATTGGGGAAATATATCAAGCGAATTTTTATCAATTTGTAGAGCGGGAAATTACGAGCAAGCACAAGCTTGAGATGGGCACGCAATATGCGGGCGTCATGAAGCAGATCGCGGACTTTTATTATCCAGGGGCGCTGAAGCTTACCCGCAAGGGCGGTTTTCTCGGCTTGGGCAGCCGGACGGAATATGAAATAGATGCATCCAAAGTTAAAAATGATCCGCCCGTGTATGTCCTGTTTTTTACAGATGGGGACAACTCCGACAAAGAGGAGACGCGCGAGCTGATTCGCGGCTTGTCACGCCTGGGGATTTTCTTCCAGTTTGTCGGCATTGGCAATGAGCGCTTCTATTTCCTGGACGAGCTGGACAACCTGGATGGCCGTTATATCGACAATGCGAATTTCCTCAAGGTGAAAAACCTCGATAAAATTTCCGACGACGATTTGTATGACAGCCTACTTGTCGAATTCCCGACATGGCTTAAGGAAGCCAAAGCCAAACAATTATTCTAA
- a CDS encoding TerD family protein, with protein sequence MSINLVKGQKIDLTKGTSGLTKLMVGLGWDPAVEEKKSFFGMGRKQAANIDCDASALMLNANGKLASRESLICFYNKQSACNSVIHSGDNITGEGDGDDEQIGIDLAKVPADVEKILVVVNIYEAEARKQDFGMIRSAYIRVLNANNMQELVKFNLTDNYSGMTALITGELYRHNGEWKFNAIGEGAQAPHIDILAARYK encoded by the coding sequence ATGAGTATTAATCTGGTTAAGGGACAGAAAATCGATTTGACCAAAGGAACCTCCGGTCTTACCAAGCTTATGGTTGGTCTTGGCTGGGACCCAGCGGTGGAAGAGAAGAAAAGCTTTTTCGGAATGGGACGGAAGCAGGCGGCTAACATTGACTGTGACGCTTCGGCACTGATGCTGAATGCTAACGGAAAGCTGGCAAGCCGCGAAAGCCTCATCTGCTTCTATAATAAGCAAAGTGCCTGCAACTCGGTCATTCACTCGGGTGATAATATCACGGGTGAAGGCGATGGTGATGACGAGCAAATCGGTATCGATTTGGCGAAAGTGCCAGCTGATGTGGAGAAAATTCTAGTCGTTGTCAACATTTATGAAGCTGAAGCAAGAAAGCAGGATTTCGGCATGATCCGCTCGGCTTATATCCGGGTCTTAAATGCAAATAATATGCAAGAGCTGGTAAAGTTTAATTTGACGGATAATTATTCCGGCATGACCGCTCTGATTACAGGTGAGCTTTACCGTCACAATGGCGAATGGAAATTCAACGCCATCGGTGAAGGAGCCCAAGCGCCACATATTGATATTTTGGCGGCGCGATACAAGTAA
- a CDS encoding TerD family protein: MAINLSKGQKVDLTKTNPGLSKILVGLGWDTNKYDGGGQFDLDVSVFLLAASGKVEGEKNFVFYNNTSNENGSVVHTGDNRTGEGDGDDEQIKVELAAVPANVEKIAFAITIYDAETRNQNFGQVSNAYIRIVNEASSEELIKFDLGEDFSIETGVVVGELYRHSGEWKFSAVGSGYKDGLGGLARDFGLN; this comes from the coding sequence ATGGCAATTAACTTATCCAAAGGTCAAAAAGTAGACTTGACGAAAACAAACCCAGGACTTTCCAAAATTTTGGTAGGCCTAGGCTGGGATACTAACAAATATGACGGCGGAGGCCAATTTGACCTCGACGTATCGGTATTCCTCTTGGCAGCATCGGGTAAAGTAGAAGGCGAGAAAAACTTCGTATTCTACAACAATACATCCAATGAGAACGGTTCCGTCGTACATACAGGCGACAATCGTACCGGCGAAGGCGACGGAGACGATGAGCAAATCAAAGTCGAACTGGCAGCTGTGCCTGCAAATGTAGAGAAAATAGCTTTCGCTATTACGATCTACGATGCAGAGACGCGCAACCAGAACTTTGGACAAGTTTCCAATGCGTACATCCGTATTGTGAATGAAGCAAGCAGTGAAGAACTGATCAAATTCGATTTGGGCGAAGATTTCTCAATCGAAACGGGCGTTGTTGTAGGCGAACTTTATCGTCATAGCGGCGAATGGAAATTCAGCGCAGTCGGCAGCGGCTATAAAGACGGCTTGGGCGGTCTGGCTCGCGACTTCGGCTTGAACTAA
- a CDS encoding TerD family protein, which produces MSINLSKGQRIDLTKTNPGLTKVVVGLGWDTNKYAGGSEFDLDASAFLLHADGKAKGAEDFIFYNNRETYGGAVLHTGDNRTGEGEGDDEQVVIDFSKVPAHIVRIGITVTIHDAPVRQQNFGQVSSAFVRVVNEANNNEVLRFDLGEEFSTETAVVFCEFYRHESDWKFQAIGSGFAGGLADLCRNYGLEV; this is translated from the coding sequence ATGTCTATTAACTTGTCTAAAGGCCAACGTATTGATCTCACAAAAACAAATCCAGGATTGACCAAAGTAGTTGTCGGTCTGGGCTGGGATACGAATAAATATGCAGGCGGCAGCGAATTTGACCTTGACGCTTCTGCATTTTTGCTCCATGCTGATGGAAAGGCCAAGGGAGCCGAAGATTTTATTTTCTACAATAATAGAGAAACATACGGCGGGGCTGTGCTGCATACTGGCGACAACCGTACTGGTGAAGGTGAAGGGGACGATGAGCAAGTCGTTATCGACTTCAGTAAGGTTCCAGCACATATCGTGCGTATCGGCATTACAGTTACGATTCATGATGCTCCTGTTCGCCAACAAAACTTCGGTCAAGTTAGCAGCGCTTTCGTACGAGTAGTTAATGAGGCGAATAACAATGAAGTGCTTCGTTTTGACCTTGGTGAAGAATTTTCGACGGAAACGGCAGTTGTATTCTGCGAATTTTACCGCCATGAGAGCGATTGGAAATTCCAGGCGATTGGAAGTGGCTTCGCTGGCGGTCTAGCCGATCTTTGCCGTAATTACGGCCTAGAGGTATGA
- a CDS encoding TerD family protein, with amino-acid sequence MTVALVKGQKADVTKSNPGLTRITAALGWSAPSSFEIDTSAFLLAAGGKVRSDNDLLFYGNPSNAFLSYVESPGGNDRKQFKIDLSRTDAAIEKIAITLTIYDGDKRNQQFSGVAGLYIRFLNESTGQEIIRYDLREPFSVENAIVIGELYRYNQEWKFNAIGAGYSGGLKDLCGSYGIEVKDEPKAPAAPTPPPAPPVPSAPQTSSGPRNPLIPPAPPKPQETQGSRIVIPPRPGSTPAPAPSAPAASQQPTSEAAKINFSKIELKKKGDVINLTKQSGGLGEILINLNWNQKAGGGLFKRTGIDLDLACMYELKDGSKGVIQALGNSFGSLNRAPYVMLDGDDRTGSVTTGENIRINGEKIKEIKRLLIFTFIYKGVTRWSEADGVVTLSQQGGPDIIVKLDEYDNGQAMCAIAMITNVNNETFSIERIVRYFEGHRKLDSAFDWGLSWVAGSK; translated from the coding sequence ATGACGGTAGCGCTCGTAAAGGGGCAGAAAGCTGATGTAACCAAGTCTAATCCGGGTTTGACCCGGATTACGGCTGCCCTGGGATGGTCAGCCCCTTCCTCCTTCGAAATCGATACTTCTGCGTTTTTGCTAGCTGCAGGCGGAAAGGTGCGAAGCGACAATGATTTGCTGTTTTACGGCAATCCATCGAATGCTTTTTTATCGTATGTCGAATCGCCGGGCGGCAATGACCGCAAGCAGTTCAAGATCGATCTTTCCCGTACCGATGCTGCGATTGAGAAAATTGCAATTACGTTGACGATTTACGATGGCGATAAACGGAATCAGCAGTTTAGCGGAGTAGCCGGCCTATACATACGCTTCCTGAATGAAAGTACGGGCCAGGAGATTATTCGTTATGACCTTCGTGAGCCGTTCTCGGTGGAAAATGCAATTGTCATCGGTGAGCTATACAGGTACAATCAGGAGTGGAAATTTAATGCGATAGGGGCCGGATATTCCGGCGGATTGAAAGACTTATGCGGAAGCTATGGCATTGAGGTAAAGGACGAGCCCAAAGCTCCTGCTGCGCCAACTCCTCCTCCTGCGCCGCCAGTACCATCTGCGCCGCAGACGTCTTCTGGACCACGAAATCCGCTTATTCCGCCAGCGCCTCCTAAGCCACAGGAGACGCAGGGCTCGCGCATCGTTATTCCACCAAGGCCTGGCTCTACGCCTGCCCCTGCACCATCTGCTCCTGCTGCTTCGCAGCAGCCGACTTCAGAAGCGGCGAAAATCAATTTTTCTAAAATTGAGCTGAAAAAGAAGGGCGACGTCATTAATCTGACGAAGCAAAGCGGCGGTTTGGGTGAAATTTTGATAAACCTCAATTGGAACCAAAAAGCCGGCGGCGGATTGTTCAAACGTACGGGCATTGATCTTGACCTCGCTTGCATGTATGAGTTGAAAGATGGCAGCAAGGGCGTGATTCAGGCGCTTGGCAACAGCTTCGGTTCCCTGAACAGAGCGCCATACGTCATGTTGGATGGCGATGATCGGACAGGCTCAGTAACGACGGGCGAAAATATCCGGATTAACGGAGAGAAAATTAAGGAAATCAAACGCTTGCTCATTTTCACCTTTATTTACAAAGGGGTGACGCGCTGGTCTGAGGCTGACGGAGTCGTCACGCTTAGCCAGCAAGGCGGCCCGGATATTATCGTTAAGCTGGATGAATACGATAATGGCCAGGCGATGTGTGCCATTGCGATGATTACGAATGTGAACAATGAAACGTTCAGTATTGAGCGGATTGTTCGGTATTTTGAAGGACATCGGAAGCTTGATAGTGCTTTCGATTGGGGTCTCAGCTGGGTTGCAGGAAGCAAATAA